The nucleotide sequence CGCCAGTTACCTGTGCTACATCACAATCGTTTTAAGCCGCCTGTACTACGATAATGGCAAGGCATCACATGCCGGATAAAAACAGCGACTGGCGATGGACGTCTTACTTTGTTACAGATGACCATTGCCTTATCCGGTATATCGATTTAAAAAAGGGCGATGTAAAGCGCGCTGGCTTTTCCAGCTCACATCATCAGGTAGGTATGTATGGAAGGTATCAGTATTGCCAAACTCTTAGTGATTGGCGCCTTGATTGTTCTGCTGTTCGGCACCAATAAACTACGTAGTCTGGGCAGCGATCTGGGCGCCGCTATCAAAGGCTTCAAGAAATCCATGAGTGATGAGCAGCCGGCGGCGAAATCTTCCGCTCAGGATGAACATCCAGCGGCCATCAGCGAAAATCGTCCTAAAGAATAAGCTCAGGCGCTGACAGGCAGCAAAATAAAAAAAGCGGAGGGCTTTGCCATCCGCCTTTTGTCTTTCTTGTGTCTTTTTGTAAGGGGATATTGCAGGCAGTAGCCCGTTATTTCACCTCAATTCCTTTGGCTTGCAGGTCGGCATGGTAGGATGAACGCACGAACGGACCACAGGCCGCGTGGGTAAAGCCCATAGCCAGCGCTTCTGCTTTCATTTCCTCGAACTCTTCCGGCGGTACATAACGTTGTACCGGCAGGTGGTGACGGCTCGGTTGTAAATATTGACCCAGCGTCAGCATGGTCACGCCGTGGCGGCGCAGATCGCGCATCACATCCAGAATTTCGTCATTGGTTTCACCCAAACCTACCATCAGCCCGGACTTGGTCGGGATGTTGGGATGCGTGGCTTTGAATTTTTCCAGCAGCTTCAGCGACCACTCGTAATTAGCGCCCGGACGTACCTGACGGTAGAGACGCGGCACGTTTTCCAGGTTGTGGTTAAAGACGTCTGGCGGCGTGACGGTCAGAATATCCAGCGCCCGATCCATACGACCACGGAAATCCGGCACCAGTGTTTCAATGTGAATGCTCGGGGTCTTGCGGCGAATAGCGCTGATGCAATCGGCAAAATGCTGGGCGCCGCCGTCACGCAGGTCATCGCGGTCAACCGAGGTGATCACCACATAACGCAGCCCCATATCGTGAATGGTCTGAGCTAATTTTTCCGGCTCGTTGGCATCCGGGGTTAGCGGGCGGCCGTGGGCGACATCGCAGAACGGGCAGCGGCGGGTACAGATGGCGCCGAGGATCATGAACGTGGCGGTGCCATGATTGAAGCACTCCGCCAGATTAGGGCAGGATGCCTCTTCGCAAACCGAGTGCAGACCATTGCGGCGCATGGCGTCCTTGATGCCCTGAATTCGGCTGGAGTCCGCAGGTAATTTGATTTTCATCCATTCCGGCTTGCGGAGCATTTCCTGACGCTCGGTGGTGACGGCACGTACCGGGATCAGGGCCATTTTGTCTGCATCGCGGTATTTGACGCCACGTTCGATCTGAATCGGTTTACTCATGTTTGCGTAATTTCCAGTTCTGAATCGCTGTTATGAATTTATATAAAATTCATTGGATTACGTGAGTTGTTAAACTTTTTTTTAAAAAGATTACAAAATTATATCATCTTTGCCCACCGGCGAGCAGCCATTGAGGGACAAAATACAGAAATAATGTAAATAAAATGTAATTTAACGGCGTTAGGTCGCGTCGGATGCGCTCAGTGGGTGCGGGGCCCCCTGTTGCAACCAGTTCCACTCCAGCCACTCTTGCTGCCGGTAATCCAGCAGTTGCATAAATGCTTTTACCATCACTGGCGCGGTTTCGGTGAGCGTTGCGCCGGGAACCAGTTCGCTGAGCTGAGTCATCGCCATACCGGCATAGCCGCAAGGGTTGATACGCAGAAAAGGGGACAGATCCATGACAATGTTCAGCGCCAGCCCATGAAATGAGCAACCGTGGCGGATGCGCAGACCCAGTGAGCAGATTTTCCGTTCGCCGACGTAGACGCCGGGGGCATCAGGGCGGGCGTGCGCGTCAACGGCATAATGAGCCAGCGTATTGACGACGGTATTTTCGATAGCGGTCACCAACTGACGTACGCCAACCTTGCGGCGTTTGATATCGACAAGCACATACATCACCTGTTGGCCGGGACCGTGGTAGGTTACCTGGCCGCCGCGATCGCTTTGGATAACCGGGATGTCGCCGGGCATCAGTACATGTTCGGCTTTGCCTGCCTGACCCTGGGTAAAGACCGGCGGGTGTTGCACCAGCCATAATTCATCAAAACTGTGGCTGTCCCGTTGTTCGGTGAAGGTGTGCATGGCCTGCGACACCGGCTCGTAAGGCTGTACGCCCAACTGGCGCACGATTATCGTGTCACGTACTATCATCGTGTCACGTACTATCATCGCGTCACGTACTGTGATCGTATCCTGTTGCAAGGGTGTCATCGTCGGGTGAAGAAGGAATGAACGCAATTATAGCGGGGTGATGCTACAGCGAATAGCGGTTTCCTCGCTTGTCTCCGGATTAGAGAGACAAGGTCAGAGAGCGGCAGGCGTTACAACACCACACGCACAATATCGATGTTACCCAGTTCTTCGTACAGCGTTTCCACCTGTTCGATATGGGTGGCGATGATAGTAATCGACACCGAATGGTAGTTGCCTTTGGTGCTGGGCTTGATTTGCGGGTTGTAGTCGCCGGGAGCATGGCGCTGAACCACTTCCACAACCCGATCCACCAGCTCTGGTTTTGCCAGCCCCATGACCTTGTAGGTAAATGAGCATGGAAATTCAAGCAATTCGTTGAGTTTGGTTTTCATGGCGACTCCTGAGTCATTCATTAGTACAAAATTACCACTCCCGCCGAAGCGGGAGTGTAAGTATGACCGAAATCCTGTCGTTCGATCCTTAAGTGAGCAACATAAGGGCTATTGCTCAGGATTCAAGGGGAATCAACTGAACCAGCGGTGGAACATCAGTTTGATGTAGTCGAACAGACGTCCGAAAATACCGCCTTCTTTGACTTCGTTCATCACCACCAGCGGGCGCTGATCGATCACTTTGCCGTCCAACTGGAAGTTGATGGTGCCGACCACCTGATTTTTAGCCAGCGGCGCGTGTAGTTCCGTATTGGTCAGCACATAGCTGGCTTTCAGGTCTTTCATGCGGCCGCGCGGAACGGTGATGTAGGCATCTTTACCCACGCCCAGCGATACCCGGTCGTTGTTGCCGAACCACACCGGCTCGGAGGCGAATTCCTTGCCGGTTTTCAGCGGCGCTACCGTTTCAAAGAAGCGGAAACCCCAGGTCAGCAGCTTCTTGCTTTCTGTTTCGCGGCCTTTGAATGTCCGGCCGCCCATGACTGCAGAGATCAGGCGCATCTGACCTTCAGTGGCGGAAGCCACCAGGTTGTAGCCAGCGGAGGCGGTGTGACCGGTTTTGATGCCGTCAACGGCCAGGCTGCTGTCCCACAACAGGCCGTTGCGGTTCATCTGGCGGATATTGTTGAAGGTAAATTCTTTTTCTTTATAGGTGGCGTACTCGTCCGGTACGTCGCGAATCAACGCCTGGCCAATCAGCGCCATATCGCGGGCTGAACTGTACTGCCCGTCAGCATCCAGACCGTGAACCGTTTTGAAGTTGGTGTTCTGTAGCCCCAGAGCCTTAACGTAACCGTTCATCAGGTTGACGAACGAATCCTGGCTGCCGGCCACGTAATCGGCCATCGCCACGCAGGCGTCGTTGCCGGACTGCAGGATAATCCCTTTATTGAGCATATAAACCGGCACGCGATCGCCCGGTTTAAGGAACATCAGCGAGGAACCCTGAAAATCGGGGTTGCCGGTAGCCCAGGCATCCTTACTGACGGTCACGATATCGTTTGGGCCGATTTTACCGGCTTTGATAGCCTGGCCGATGACGTAACTGGTCATCATCTTGGTCAGGCTGGCGGGGTTGCGGCGGGTGTCGGCATTTTTTTCCGCCAGTACTTTACCCGAGTTGTAATCAATCAGGATGTACGCTTCGGCATCAATATCCGGGACGGCAGGAATCATGGTTTTCAGATTAATGTCGTCTGCGTAGGCGAAAGTGGATGCACTGATGGCGAGCAACGTGCCGAGCGCAATACGTTTGGTAAAACAAGACGTGATTACTGTTTTCATGATTGAAACAACAACATCCGTGGGTATAAGTTAAAAAACGAGCCACACTATAGCAGATGAAAATCGGGGCGGCACCAGACAATACGTTACGCGATTTTGCCGATCGCCGGGTGCGGTATCGTTATTGCTCGTACAGATAAGGAAAGAGGGAATTTATCCCTCTTTCGACCGTGATTACGTTACTGCGCGCCGGACACCGTGGTGATAAATGACGGCTGTTGCGCTTCGCTGGAAAGGCGCTGTTGCAAGTCGGCAGCGTGCTGACGGCTCTGGAACGGCCCCAACTGGATGCGATATAAACCGTTATTCAGGGTGACTTTACCAGGCACGCGAAAGCGCTCGTTCAGGCTTTTCAGCCAGGTTTGCGCCCGCTGCTGATCGCTCAGCGCGCCGACCTGCACCACGATGTTGCCGGCGCCGGCAGGCACCGCCGGTTGCGACAGCGTGCGTGACGGCTGAACGGCGACTGGCGCCGCCGCGACCGCCGGCGTAATCGCTGTGGCTCTGACCGGCGCAGCGGCAGATGTTGGCTCCGAGCCTTCCAGCACCCCGCTGGGCAGCGGTTTGGGCGCGCCGAGGAAACCGCCCCCGTTCGAAACGCCGGTATTGCTGACAGACGGGTTGCCGCTCACGATATTGCTGCCGCCATTATCTGCCGCTGGCGTCAACGTGGCATTGCTGATCGGCCGCGCCGCGGCGGCAGTAGCCGGCGCGCTTTCCATAACCGGTGTTCCCAGCCCGCTGGAGCCTAGCGTCGGGCGTGACGGCAGGGCAAAACTCTGTTTGGCGACACGGGTGCCGATAGTGCCGGGGCCGGAGAGCGAGCCGTCCGGCGCCACGCTGATGAAATCCACCTTCACCTTGGTATTGTTGGACAGATTAAGGCGGTCGGCGGCGCCTTTGGTCAGGTCAATGATTCTGCCCGGCGTATAAGGCCCGCGATCGTTGATGCGTACCACCAGACGACGGCCGTTGCTGAGGTTGGTGACGCGCACATAGCTGGGAATCGGCAGCGTGGGGTGGGCGGCGCTCATAGCGTTGACGTCGAATTCTTCGCCGGTCGCGGTGCGGTTACCGACCGATTCCCGATCGTGCCAGGTGGCAAACCCGCTTTCACTGAAATTTTCCGGATTTTTGACAATATGGTAGGTTTTGCCGTTCATGCCGTAATCTTGCATGTTGGCGGGTTTGTACGGTTCGTAGCGCGGCTCCGCGCCGCCAATTTCTTCCACCGGGCCATTGTATGCCGTGGCCTGCGGTGAGGACGACTGAGGCTGTTCCGTGACCGCACAGCCTGCCAGCGCCAGGCTGATCGCGCCAACCCAAACCCAATCCTTACGCATTGCTCACCCCTATAAATTCTTGGATAACATTTTGCGGTGCGTGTGTATCGACATGACGATACCGAATCCCGCCATCAAGACGACCAGCGCCGAGCCGCCATAGCTGACCAACGGCAGCGGCACCCCGACCACCGGCAGGATACCACTCACCATGCCGATGTTAACAAACACATACACGAAAAAGATGAGCATCAAGCCACCGACCATCACCCGGCCGAACGAGGTTTGCGCATTGGCGGCGATCACCAGGCCGCGCATGATCAAGAACAGGTACAACGCCAGCAGGATCAGCACGCCGATCAGCCCCAGTTCCTCAGCCAGCACCGCGAAAATGAAGTCGGTATGGCGTTCCGGCAGGAATTCCAACTGAGACTGGGTGCCCTGTAACCAGCCTTTGCCGGTCAGGCCGCCGGAGCCGATGGCGATTTTCGACTGAATGATATGATAACCGGCGCCGAGCGGATCGGTCTCCGGGTCGAGCAGCATCATCACCCTGTCGCGCTGATAATCATGCATCAGGAAAAACCACAAGACGGGAATAAACGCCGCCAGCAGAATGGCGGCAATGGCTATCAGCCGCCAGCTCATGCCGGCGAGGAACAGCACGAACAGGCCGGAAGCGCAAATCAGGATGGCGGTGCCAAGGTCCGGCTGGGCGGCCACCAGCAGGGTAGGGGTGAACGTCAGCACCAGCGCGATACCGGTATTTTTCAGCGAAGGCGGGCACATATCGCGGTTGATATAGCGGGCCACCATCAGCGGCACCGCGATTTTGGCGATTTCCGACGGCTGGAAACGCACTACGCCTAAATCGAGCCAGCGTTGTGCGCCTTTACTGATCTGGCCGAATACATCCACCATGACCAGCAGGATAAAACAGAAAATGTACAGATACGGCGCCCAGCCTTCGTAGACCCGCGGTGGGATTTGCGCCATGCCGATCATGACTATCAAGCCCAGCACGCATTGAGCGATTTTCCGCTCCATCATGCCCGTGTCTTGCCCGCTGGCGCTCCACATGACGAACAGGCTATAGCCCAGTAACGCCATTACACACAGCAGTAAAGGCAGATCAATGTGCATTTTGGTCCAGATTGAGCCTTTTTGTTGACTGTCTGTCATGGTGCCTCTACTCGGTTTCACTGCCCGGCGGCGACGGCGGCGCGTCCGGCAGGCTGGTATTGTTGTCGCCCAACATAATATGGTCGAGGATTTGACGCACGATGGTCCCTACGGCTGGCCCGGCGCCGCCGTTTTCCAGAATGATGGACATGGCGACTTTCGGGTTGCTGTAAGGGGCGAAAGCGACCATCAGTTTGTGGTCACGCAGCCGTTCGGCAATCCGGTTGGCGTTATAGGTTTCGTTTTCCTTCAGGCCGAATACCTGTGCCGTCCCTGACTTGGCCGCAATCTTATACGACGAGTCGGCAAAGAATTTGTGGGCGGTGCCGTTCTGGCGGTTGGCGACGCCGTACATACCGTCTTTGACGATCTCCCAGTAACCGGAGCGGATATCGCCGATCTGCTGGTGTTCCGACTGGCGGTACGGCACCTGAGTATTGTTTTCCTGCGTACTGCTCAGCAGGTGTGGAGCTTTCACCTGACCATCGTTGATCAGGGTGGTCAGCGCTTTTAGCATCTGAATCGGCGTGGCGGTCCAGTAACCCTGACCGATGCCGACAGGAATGGTATCCCCCTGATACCAGGGTTTTTTATAGCGCTTCATCTTCCATTCCCGCGTCGGCATAATGCCCGGGCTCTCTTCCTTGTCGGACAAGTCGATGCCTGTGCGATGCCCGTAACCGAATTTACTCATCCATTCAGACAGGCGGTCGATCCCCATGTCGTAGGATACCTGATAGAAGAAAGTATCCGCGGATTCTTCCAGCGATTTGGTCAGATTCAGGCGGCCGTGCCCCCATTTTTTCCAGTCACGGAAGCGTTTTTCCGAGCCGGGCAACTGCCACCAGCCAGGGTCGAACAGCGAGGTATAAGGGGTAATGACACCGGCGCTCAGCGCGGAAACCGCAATATAGGGTTTAACGGTGGAGGCCGGTGGGTAAACCCCTTGCGTCGCGCGGTTGATCAACGGACGGTTAGGGTCATTCAGCAAGGCGTGGTACGTCTTACTGGAAATGCCGTCCACAAAAAGGTTCGGGTCGTAACTGGGGGTGGACACCATCGCCAGAATAGAGGCGTCTTTCGGGTCGGTCACCACCACGGCGGCGCGGCTGCCGGCCAGCAGTTTCTCGATATAGAGCTGGAGGTTGAGGTCCAGCGTCAGGGTGATATCTTTGCCGGCTTGCGGCGGTTGCTCGTGCAACTGGCGAATCACGCGGCCGCGGTTATTGACTTCCACTTCCTCGTAGCCCGGTTTGCCGTGCAGCACATCTTCGTAATAGCGTTCAATGCCGAGCTTGCCGATATCGTGGGTCGCCGCGTAGTCCGCCAGTTCGCCTTCCTGGTCCAGTCTTTCCAGATCTTTGTCGTTGATTTTGGAAACATAGCCGATGACATGGGTCAGCGCGGCGCCATACGGATAGTAACGGCGTTGGTAGCCTTTGACTTCCACGCCGGGAAAACGGTACTGGTTGACGGCGAAACTCGCTACCTGCACTTCGTTCAATCCAGTTTTGACCGGGATGGACGTGAAGCGCCGCGAGCGCTTACGCTCTTTTCTGAAGTTATCGATGTCTTCATCGGTCAGGTCGATGATCGATTTGAGCGCCTGCAGCGTCTCTTCCAGATTGTTGACCTTTTCGGGAATCAATTCCAACTGGTAAATCGTGCGGTTGAGCGCCAGCGGGGTGCCGTTGCGGTCATAGATGATGCCGCGACTCGGGGCTATCGGCACCAGTTTGATGCGGTTTTCATTCGAACGGGTACGATAATCGTCAAAACGTAAAACCTGCAGGTGGTATAGATTGGCGACCAGAATACCGCTCAGCAGCAAAATGCCCAGGAACGCGACCAGCGCCCGGCGCACGAACAGGGCTGCCTCAGCCGTATAGTCACGAAAGGGTTTACGTTCTATATTCATCCAGCGATGGCTACTTCACAGGGTTCATCGTTCGCCTTACTCCCGATGGTAAGGATGATTGGTGGTAATACTCC is from Dickeya dianthicola NCPPB 453 and encodes:
- the tatE gene encoding twin-arginine translocase subunit TatE; this encodes MEGISIAKLLVIGALIVLLFGTNKLRSLGSDLGAAIKGFKKSMSDEQPAAKSSAQDEHPAAISENRPKE
- the lipA gene encoding lipoyl synthase; its protein translation is MSKPIQIERGVKYRDADKMALIPVRAVTTERQEMLRKPEWMKIKLPADSSRIQGIKDAMRRNGLHSVCEEASCPNLAECFNHGTATFMILGAICTRRCPFCDVAHGRPLTPDANEPEKLAQTIHDMGLRYVVITSVDRDDLRDGGAQHFADCISAIRRKTPSIHIETLVPDFRGRMDRALDILTVTPPDVFNHNLENVPRLYRQVRPGANYEWSLKLLEKFKATHPNIPTKSGLMVGLGETNDEILDVMRDLRRHGVTMLTLGQYLQPSRHHLPVQRYVPPEEFEEMKAEALAMGFTHAACGPFVRSSYHADLQAKGIEVK
- the lipB gene encoding lipoyl(octanoyl) transferase LipB — translated: MIVRDTIIVRQLGVQPYEPVSQAMHTFTEQRDSHSFDELWLVQHPPVFTQGQAGKAEHVLMPGDIPVIQSDRGGQVTYHGPGQQVMYVLVDIKRRKVGVRQLVTAIENTVVNTLAHYAVDAHARPDAPGVYVGERKICSLGLRIRHGCSFHGLALNIVMDLSPFLRINPCGYAGMAMTQLSELVPGATLTETAPVMVKAFMQLLDYRQQEWLEWNWLQQGAPHPLSASDAT
- the ybeD gene encoding DUF493 family protein YbeD translates to MKTKLNELLEFPCSFTYKVMGLAKPELVDRVVEVVQRHAPGDYNPQIKPSTKGNYHSVSITIIATHIEQVETLYEELGNIDIVRVVL
- the dacA gene encoding D-alanyl-D-alanine carboxypeptidase DacA; the encoded protein is MKTVITSCFTKRIALGTLLAISASTFAYADDINLKTMIPAVPDIDAEAYILIDYNSGKVLAEKNADTRRNPASLTKMMTSYVIGQAIKAGKIGPNDIVTVSKDAWATGNPDFQGSSLMFLKPGDRVPVYMLNKGIILQSGNDACVAMADYVAGSQDSFVNLMNGYVKALGLQNTNFKTVHGLDADGQYSSARDMALIGQALIRDVPDEYATYKEKEFTFNNIRQMNRNGLLWDSSLAVDGIKTGHTASAGYNLVASATEGQMRLISAVMGGRTFKGRETESKKLLTWGFRFFETVAPLKTGKEFASEPVWFGNNDRVSLGVGKDAYITVPRGRMKDLKASYVLTNTELHAPLAKNQVVGTINFQLDGKVIDQRPLVVMNEVKEGGIFGRLFDYIKLMFHRWFS
- the rlpA gene encoding endolytic peptidoglycan transglycosylase RlpA; this encodes MRKDWVWVGAISLALAGCAVTEQPQSSSPQATAYNGPVEEIGGAEPRYEPYKPANMQDYGMNGKTYHIVKNPENFSESGFATWHDRESVGNRTATGEEFDVNAMSAAHPTLPIPSYVRVTNLSNGRRLVVRINDRGPYTPGRIIDLTKGAADRLNLSNNTKVKVDFISVAPDGSLSGPGTIGTRVAKQSFALPSRPTLGSSGLGTPVMESAPATAAAARPISNATLTPAADNGGSNIVSGNPSVSNTGVSNGGGFLGAPKPLPSGVLEGSEPTSAAAPVRATAITPAVAAAPVAVQPSRTLSQPAVPAGAGNIVVQVGALSDQQRAQTWLKSLNERFRVPGKVTLNNGLYRIQLGPFQSRQHAADLQQRLSSEAQQPSFITTVSGAQ
- the mrdB gene encoding peptidoglycan glycosyltransferase MrdB (rod shape-determining protein RodA); this encodes MTDSQQKGSIWTKMHIDLPLLLCVMALLGYSLFVMWSASGQDTGMMERKIAQCVLGLIVMIGMAQIPPRVYEGWAPYLYIFCFILLVMVDVFGQISKGAQRWLDLGVVRFQPSEIAKIAVPLMVARYINRDMCPPSLKNTGIALVLTFTPTLLVAAQPDLGTAILICASGLFVLFLAGMSWRLIAIAAILLAAFIPVLWFFLMHDYQRDRVMMLLDPETDPLGAGYHIIQSKIAIGSGGLTGKGWLQGTQSQLEFLPERHTDFIFAVLAEELGLIGVLILLALYLFLIMRGLVIAANAQTSFGRVMVGGLMLIFFVYVFVNIGMVSGILPVVGVPLPLVSYGGSALVVLMAGFGIVMSIHTHRKMLSKNL
- the mrdA gene encoding peptidoglycan DD-transpeptidase MrdA, with amino-acid sequence MNIERKPFRDYTAEAALFVRRALVAFLGILLLSGILVANLYHLQVLRFDDYRTRSNENRIKLVPIAPSRGIIYDRNGTPLALNRTIYQLELIPEKVNNLEETLQALKSIIDLTDEDIDNFRKERKRSRRFTSIPVKTGLNEVQVASFAVNQYRFPGVEVKGYQRRYYPYGAALTHVIGYVSKINDKDLERLDQEGELADYAATHDIGKLGIERYYEDVLHGKPGYEEVEVNNRGRVIRQLHEQPPQAGKDITLTLDLNLQLYIEKLLAGSRAAVVVTDPKDASILAMVSTPSYDPNLFVDGISSKTYHALLNDPNRPLINRATQGVYPPASTVKPYIAVSALSAGVITPYTSLFDPGWWQLPGSEKRFRDWKKWGHGRLNLTKSLEESADTFFYQVSYDMGIDRLSEWMSKFGYGHRTGIDLSDKEESPGIMPTREWKMKRYKKPWYQGDTIPVGIGQGYWTATPIQMLKALTTLINDGQVKAPHLLSSTQENNTQVPYRQSEHQQIGDIRSGYWEIVKDGMYGVANRQNGTAHKFFADSSYKIAAKSGTAQVFGLKENETYNANRIAERLRDHKLMVAFAPYSNPKVAMSIILENGGAGPAVGTIVRQILDHIMLGDNNTSLPDAPPSPPGSETE